A region of the Phycisphaerales bacterium genome:
CTGGATCAACGACCACCTGCTGGCCGTAGCGCAAACAGACCTCGGCGGCTCCAACAGCGTGGGCATCTACGACTTTGATGCGAGCGCGCCCGCGCTCACCGAGATCGCGAGGCACGACGCTGGGCGCTTCTGCTCTAACCTCGCGATGCACCCGCACGGCCGATATCTCTTCGCCAACGACTCATCCAGCAACGCGATCTACACCATCGAGATGTTTCCCGACGACAGCAGCGCGCCCGTCGGCACGCTGTTCACGGGCTATTACCCGCTGGGCATGGGCATCACTCATGACGGCAAGCAGTTGTACGCCGGCGGCGGCATCAGCGGCGGCGGGCGCATCGTGCTCGGCTACGCCATCAGCGCGCTCGACGGCTCGCTGACCGGGCTGCCCGGCGCGCCCTACACGTCGGACGGTTCATCACCCAAACTCGTCGTTACCTCCATCGACGACAAGTACGCCTTCGTCGGCCACGGCACCGATGCCACATTGCGCACCATGCGCATCAACGTCGACGGCAGCCTGACTTCAACCGGCTACTCGTTCGACGTCGGCCTGCAGGGCACGCTGGGCAAGGTCGCCGTGCTCGACAACCTCCTCTTTGTCACCGACAACTCGACGGCCATCGACGGCAAGAGCGGCGTGTACTCGTTCACGATTCAAACCGACGGCTCGCTGGTGATGAACGGCGGCGATCTTTTCAGCACCGGCTCGACAAGCCCGAACTCGATTGCCGCATGGGATCCCCGGCAGCGGATGGTGCTCGCGGTGAGCGACGTGATCATGGGCCAGCAGGCGCGTTTCAGGGTGACGGGCGCGCCGCCGAACGCGGTGTTCGGACTCGTCTACACGCTGCGCGGCCCGGGGCGCGTACAACCCAACGGCTGGGGCGTGTGGATCGACCTGGCCCACCCCGTGCAGGCCGGCCCGATCCGCCGGGCCGACGCCAGCGGCAGCGCGACCTTTACGCTGGACGTGCCGGTGCGCAGCGTGCCGCTCGTGTGGTTCCAGGCAGTGCGGCCGGATGTGAAGAGCAACGTCGTGGTGCGGCCGCTGCTGTTGCAGTGAAGCGCCGCGCGCTGCATGTGAACGCTCGCACCCAGACGTCCGGCGCAGACAGGCTCAGGTGCGGTTCGATCGCGAGCCGTATTTGGAGATCGCCTCGATGAGGGCGTCGGAGTCGTCGCTCTTGTTGAAATAGGCAACGGCGCCGGCGGCCGTCATGGCCTCGGCCCGCTCCCTTTCGCGGTGCATCGACAGCGCGATGACCTGCACCTCGGGCAGTTCGCGGCGGATGGCATGCGCGGCTTCGACGCCGTTCATGCCCGGCAGCGAGTAGTCCATGAGGATGACGTCGGGCACGAGGCGCCGAGCCTGCTCGACGGCCTCGATGCCATCGCGCGCTTCGCCCACCACCTCCAGGTTCGGCTCTTCGGCCAGCAGCGAACACAGACCTTGGCGCATCACGGCGTGATCATCAACGACGACGACGCGGATACGGTCCTTGGCCTTGGACCGGCGACGGGCGGAGAGTTTGGACACCTTGCCGGTTCGCGTGTCGGGCATGTCTGACAGCGGCGTGCGAATCGCCGAGCGGCCGTGCCGCGGCGCGATGAGCGTGAAGCGCGAGCCCTGGCCGACCCGGCTCTCGATCTGGAACGTCCCACCGAGCATCGCAAGTCGCTCGCGGATGTTGAACAGCCCAAACCCGACGTGCTCGCGCGTATGAAGCAGCTTCTCGGCGTCGAAGCCGGCGCCTTTGTCTTCAATGACCACGCGCAGGTAATCTTCGTCGTGCACGGCCAGTTCGAGCGATGCTTCCTTCACCCGAGCGTGCTTGGTCGTGTTGAACAGCAGCTCGCGGATGGATTCGAAAACCAGCGTGCGCACGTCTTCGCGATCCGGGTCGGCATTGGGATCGACTGAGACGTTCACAGTCAGGCCGTGGCGCTCCTTCATGCGGCGGGCCAGCCACTCGCACCCGGCCGCGAGGCCGCCTTCCTGGAGCACCGGCGGGCAGAGTTCGACCGAGAGCGAGCGCGACGCCTCGATGGCCTCATCGACGCAGGTGCGCGCATGGTCGATCCACTCGCTGCGGCGCTTTTCGTCGTTGCTGCGCGCGATGAATTCGAGGCCGAGTTTGCCGCTGGCCAGGAGTTGCTGCAGGTGATCGTGAAGGATCTTGGCCAGCCGCTCTCGCTCGCGCCGCTCGGTGAGCGTCAGTTCGGAGGTGAGGCGGGCGAGTTGATCGGCGCGGCGCTGGAGTTCGGAGGTGCGTTCGGCGACGCGCCGCTCGAGGTTCTCGTGCGACTGCTTGAGCGCCGCTTCGACGCGTTTCTGTTCCGTAAAGTCCACGATCGAGGCAATCCAGCCGATCACGTCGCCGTGCTGATCCCGATCGGGGATGTAGTTGACGCGCACCCAGCGGAGCCCGGCGGCCGTGTACGGGATTTCGAGCTCGAACTCGACCTGCTCGCCCGCGAGCACGCGATCGATGTACGGCCGAATGAGCGCGAACGCCTCCTCGCCCATGACATCCGCTATCGGCCGGCCGACGATCTGATGGGGCGGGACGCCGAAGAGCGAGCCCGCCGCCTGGTTGACGAACCGGTAGCGCAGATCGCTGCTGCAGCGGCAGAGGATCAGCGGCGTCGAAGATGTGATGAGTTCGAGTTCGAGTTCCTTGGCCCTGAGCGCCGCCTCCGCCTGGCGCTGCTCCGTGACATCCGTATTCGTTCCGAGCCAGCGAACGACCTGGCCGGACCGGTCGCGGATGGGCACGGCGCGCGAAAGGAACCAGCGGTACTGTCCGTCGCGGCCGCGCAGCGGGAAGAGATCTTCCCACGGCTCGCCGGCTTGGATGGCTCGGTCCAGACCGCCGATGACGCGATCCACATGATCGGGATGATGCACTCGCTTCCAGCCGTCGCCTCGCATCTCTTCGAGCGTGGTCCCGGTGAAGTCGAACCACCGCTGGTTGTACCAGGTGGCCTGACCGCGCGTGTTGCAGGTCCAGACGAGCTGATCGATGCCGTTGGCCAGCTCGCGGAAGCGCTGCTCGCTGTCGCGCAGGGCGAATTCGGCGCGCTTGCGATCGGTGATGTCAATGCCAGAAGACTGAACCTCGGTGGCCCGCCCGTGCTCGTCGAAGGAAAGCGCGCGGTTGCGCCACAGCGTCCAGCGCGCGTTCTCGCCTTTGCCGAAGCGGTTTTCGATGGAGACCTCCGGCGCGTCGGGACACAGGCGATCCAGCATGGCCCGGACCTGCTCGCGGTCATCGGCGTGGATCAACTGCCAGAAGTCGGCTCCCTGCAGGTCGCTGGCGTCCTCACCCATGGCGCGGGCGTAGGCATCGTTGACGAAGAGAATCTCGCCGCGGGGGTCGAAGCGGCAGATCATCTCCGCTTGCCCCTCCACGACGGCCCGATAGCGGCACTCGCTCTGGCGCAGCGCTTCTTCGGCTTCCTTGTGGTCGGTGACGTCGATGCACGAGCCGATGTAGCCGCTCAACCGCCCGTCTTCGGTGAAGCGCGGCACGCCGTGGTCGAGCAGCCAGCGGTACTGCCCGTCGGCGCGGCGCATGCGGAACTCGATGCGGAACGGGATGTGTTGGTCGAACGCGCTCTGGCACGCCCGGGCGGTCGCCTCACGATCGTCAGAATGGATGCTCTCGACCCAGCCTTCGCCGCACTCCTGCTCGTGCGTGCGGCCGGTGAACTTGAGCCAGTTGTCGTTGAAGTAGATGCCGCGCTTGTTCTCGTCGGAGACCCAGATGAGCACGGGCGCCGCATCGGCCATGAGCCGGAAGCGGCCTTCGCTCTCGCGCAGGGCCCGTTCGATCTGGTAGCGCTGCGTGACATCCTGGAAGGCGTTGATGGCGCCGACGATCCGGCCCTGCTCATCGAGGATCGGATCGATGTTGACCAGCACGTTGACTCGCGTGCCATCGGGCTGCTCGACCACGACATCGCAGTTGCGGAACGTGGCGCCGTCGCGCAGCGCGATGGCCATGGGCGTCTGATCGTGCGGCAGCAACGTGCCGTCCTGCTGCCACAGCCGGAAGGAGCCGCAGAAGCGCTCGTCGGTGTCGTCGGGGTCGGGCCGGCGTCCCCAGATCCTGGCCGCCTGCTCGTTGTAGAAGGTGATGCGGCCGCTGGGCGCTTCGCAGGTGTAGACGGCCACGGGCAGGAGCGCGACGAGCCGGCGGTAGCGTTCTTCGCTCTCGCGCAGGGCCTGCTCCGCGTTGCGGCGCTCGGTGATGTCGACCATCACGTTGATCCCGCCGACGACCTTGCCATGCTTGTCGCGCAGCGGGGTGGGATACGGTTGGAACCAGCGGCGCGAGCCGTCGGCCCGCTCGGCGATGACGTCCTGCACGCCGGCGGACTTCCCGCCGCGCAACGTCGTCGCCATCGGGCACTGGTCGTGAGGCAGGAACGTGCCATCGGCGCGATACAGGCGCGCGCTGACGCACCACCGGTCCTTGCCGATCTCGGGCGTGCGGCCGGCGAACTCGACGGCCGCGGGATTGAAGTGCGTAATCCAGCCGTCCGCGTCGGTCGTGTAGACCGCCGCAGGGAGCGCATCGATCATCTCGCGGAAGCGCCGCTCGCTCTCGCGCAGGGCTTCATCCGCCTGGCGGCGCGCGGTGATGTCGGTGCACACGCCGATCATGCGCACCGGGCGCCCCTCCTCGTCGTGGAACAGGCGGCCGCGGCCCTCGAGCCAGTGCTCGCTGCCATCGGGCAGAATGGTGCGGTACTCCATGCTGGGAAGTTCGCCGGTTTCCATCGCGCGGCTGATGCTGTCGCGCACGCGCTGCACATCATCCGGGTGGACATCGCGCTCAAACGCTTCGTAAGTCTGCTCGAACGTGCCCGGCTCGAGGCCGTGAATCTCTTCAAGGCTTGCCGACCAGATCACCTCGTTAGTGTCGATGCGCCACTCCCACGAGCCCATGCGGCCGGCTTCCATCGCGAGGCGCAGTTGCATCTCGCTCTCGGCCAGATTGCGGTAGAGCCGGGCGTTGTCCAGCGCCTGCGAAGCGCGTCGGGCGACTTCCTGGGCGATGGCCAGGTCGCTCTCGTCGTAGCGCCGCTCCGAGAGGCTGGTGACGAAGGTGATTGTGCCGCACACCACTCCGCCCGAGAAAAGCGGAATGCTGATCTGCGACTGCAGGCGCAGTTCGCGGAGCCACTGGAGGTGCTCCTCGCTCTGGGCGGCCTTCTGGAGCTGCGAATCAGGCAGCGTACTGAGCAGTTCGGGCGTCGCCGTTCGCATGACGCGGTGCACGCCCGCGCCGGCGCGCTCGTCGGGCGGGTACTTCTCGCGCATCTGCCGCGCTACCGCCGCGTGCTGCGGATCGACGTGAACATCGACGAGGCGCTCGAGTTGCCCGTGCTCGTTGAGCAGATCGACGCAGCACCAGTCAGCGAACCGGGGCACGGCAGCCGTGGCGACGCTGCTCAGTGAATGCTCGGGATCGAAAGACGCAGAGAGCGCCGCCCCGGCGGCGGCGAGGAAGGCTTCGCGCCGCGCTGCAGACTGAGCCGACTGGCGCAGGCGCGACTCCGCGTCGTACAGTTCCGACGTGGTGAGCGCCGCGGACGCGATGTTCGCCATGGCGCTGGCGGATTCGACTTCGATCTCGGAAAAGACGTGCGGACGGCGGCAGTAGAAAACGAGCGTGCCGGAGGTCTCCCCGCGAATGCGCAGCGGGATGATCATCAGCGAGCGAATGCCTTCGCGCCGATACGCCTCCCAGCGTTCATTCAGCAATGGCGTCGATTCGCTGGCGAGGTCTTCCGGCTGGACGACCACGGGTTCGCGGGGAATCTGCTCGCGGATCCCGCGCGGCAGCGCGCCGGTCGCGAACTCTTCGGAGAGCCCGTCGCTGGCGACCAGGCCCCACTGCTGCCGCTCGTCGTCGAAGCGCCACAGGCCGAACGCGTCGGCGGCGATGAGTTCGCGCGAGAGACTGAGCACCGAGCCGAGCATCTCGTCGATCTTGAGCGTCTCGATGAGGCGCGACGTGCTGCGCAGCAGCAGCGTGAGGCGGCTCGACAGGTCGCGATACTGGCCTTCACGCACGCGCAGCGCATCTTCGGCCCTCTTCATGGCGGTGATGTCGATGGCCATGCCGCCGATGAGGTCGGACCCCGGATCGAGGCCGGGAATCCGGAACTTGTGAACGAGCGAGTGATGCACCTGCTTGTCGAGATGCTTGAGCGTCTCGATGACCTGCATGCCGTCGCCCTGCATCGCCTCGCGGTCGTGGCGCATGAAGCCGGCGGCGGTCTCCCGCGGGAAGATCTCCGCGTCGGTCTTGCCGTACAGCGCCTGCGCGGACACTCCGAACGCCTCGAACGCCGCCTGGTTGGCGTAGACGTACCGGCCCTTGGAGTCCTTGATCCACGCCAGACCGGGCAGGTGGGACATGAAGCGCGTGAAGCGCTCTTCGCTCTGGCGCATGGCGCGCTCGGCCTGGCTGCGGCGAGCCTCGGCGCTCAGCCGGTCGATGTTGAAGGTCAGTTGCCTCGCGATGAGCAGGCTCA
Encoded here:
- a CDS encoding PAS domain S-box protein; the protein is MTTARNPTIGPERQAPIAPAQPLEVTVAEGATNGHAAPSRQPAIAIAFTLASDGAVIQSSSGAAGAAGAPGANGAATRLWECDCFPSHVRRKVRSAFLRAARGQPVFIGVAIRTGPSSEAPGAVNIATVAEEDRSDVRLVAFVTAPAAPSEGGAEAGVEPDGDRTFLAHIVDSTDDAVVSKTLDGVIMSWNRAAERIFGHSAEQAIGRHVSLIVPPDRLDEERDILGRLRRGERIDHYETDRMTSDGRRIRVSLTISPMRDAAGRIIGACKIARDVTERRLNEAALARRVAHQTSLYAFTDRLQRVGSIRDIYAAALDAIIEALGCERASILLLDEDGVMRFVQARGLSDAYQKAVEGHSPWAIDQKDPRPVCIDDVARAELAPDVRSALETEGIGSLAFVPLTRDGRLIGKFMVYYRQAHKFAVDEIELSLLIARQLTFNIDRLSAEARRSQAERAMRQSEERFTRFMSHLPGLAWIKDSKGRYVYANQAAFEAFGVSAQALYGKTDAEIFPRETAAGFMRHDREAMQGDGMQVIETLKHLDKQVHHSLVHKFRIPGLDPGSDLIGGMAIDITAMKRAEDALRVREGQYRDLSSRLTLLLRSTSRLIETLKIDEMLGSVLSLSRELIAADAFGLWRFDDERQQWGLVASDGLSEEFATGALPRGIREQIPREPVVVQPEDLASESTPLLNERWEAYRREGIRSLMIIPLRIRGETSGTLVFYCRRPHVFSEIEVESASAMANIASAALTTSELYDAESRLRQSAQSAARREAFLAAAGAALSASFDPEHSLSSVATAAVPRFADWCCVDLLNEHGQLERLVDVHVDPQHAAVARQMREKYPPDERAGAGVHRVMRTATPELLSTLPDSQLQKAAQSEEHLQWLRELRLQSQISIPLFSGGVVCGTITFVTSLSERRYDESDLAIAQEVARRASQALDNARLYRNLAESEMQLRLAMEAGRMGSWEWRIDTNEVIWSASLEEIHGLEPGTFEQTYEAFERDVHPDDVQRVRDSISRAMETGELPSMEYRTILPDGSEHWLEGRGRLFHDEEGRPVRMIGVCTDITARRQADEALRESERRFREMIDALPAAVYTTDADGWITHFNPAAVEFAGRTPEIGKDRWCVSARLYRADGTFLPHDQCPMATTLRGGKSAGVQDVIAERADGSRRWFQPYPTPLRDKHGKVVGGINVMVDITERRNAEQALRESEERYRRLVALLPVAVYTCEAPSGRITFYNEQAARIWGRRPDPDDTDERFCGSFRLWQQDGTLLPHDQTPMAIALRDGATFRNCDVVVEQPDGTRVNVLVNIDPILDEQGRIVGAINAFQDVTQRYQIERALRESEGRFRLMADAAPVLIWVSDENKRGIYFNDNWLKFTGRTHEQECGEGWVESIHSDDREATARACQSAFDQHIPFRIEFRMRRADGQYRWLLDHGVPRFTEDGRLSGYIGSCIDVTDHKEAEEALRQSECRYRAVVEGQAEMICRFDPRGEILFVNDAYARAMGEDASDLQGADFWQLIHADDREQVRAMLDRLCPDAPEVSIENRFGKGENARWTLWRNRALSFDEHGRATEVQSSGIDITDRKRAEFALRDSEQRFRELANGIDQLVWTCNTRGQATWYNQRWFDFTGTTLEEMRGDGWKRVHHPDHVDRVIGGLDRAIQAGEPWEDLFPLRGRDGQYRWFLSRAVPIRDRSGQVVRWLGTNTDVTEQRQAEAALRAKELELELITSSTPLILCRCSSDLRYRFVNQAAGSLFGVPPHQIVGRPIADVMGEEAFALIRPYIDRVLAGEQVEFELEIPYTAAGLRWVRVNYIPDRDQHGDVIGWIASIVDFTEQKRVEAALKQSHENLERRVAERTSELQRRADQLARLTSELTLTERRERERLAKILHDHLQQLLASGKLGLEFIARSNDEKRRSEWIDHARTCVDEAIEASRSLSVELCPPVLQEGGLAAGCEWLARRMKERHGLTVNVSVDPNADPDREDVRTLVFESIRELLFNTTKHARVKEASLELAVHDEDYLRVVIEDKGAGFDAEKLLHTREHVGFGLFNIRERLAMLGGTFQIESRVGQGSRFTLIAPRHGRSAIRTPLSDMPDTRTGKVSKLSARRRSKAKDRIRVVVVDDHAVMRQGLCSLLAEEPNLEVVGEARDGIEAVEQARRLVPDVILMDYSLPGMNGVEAAHAIRRELPEVQVIALSMHRERERAEAMTAAGAVAYFNKSDDSDALIEAISKYGSRSNRT